A part of Lacibacter sp. H407 genomic DNA contains:
- a CDS encoding M16 family metallopeptidase, whose amino-acid sequence MNIATEQLNRSKAPLIKDATEFELTLKPYDKFILDNGVEVYAVNAGTQEVLSLELVFKAGNWFEQQNNIAAATNFLIKNGTKNKTAFQLNEHFDYYGSHLSRGCYNETANIVLHCIDRHFATHLPVIAEMITDAVYPQHELDIYKQNMQQRLTVNLKKCDFVAGRLIDEYVFGKDHPYGVYSNKEHYDALQQQQLQDYYKKYYTEGHCVIFAAGLLPANFEQELNKTIGQLPLNQKKIPTILHPLTPAAEKKYRIANDPNGVQGAIRLAQPFPNRHHPDFQPVQVLNTLFGGFFGSRLMSNIREDKGYTYGIHSYILNHISTTAWMVSTEAGRDVSEATITEIYNEMKDLREELVDEEELQLVKNYLIGTILGDLDGPFHIIGRWKNLILNGLDEQYFYKSVNIIKTISAKELQELANKYLHPEKFYELVVV is encoded by the coding sequence CTGTAAATGCCGGTACACAGGAAGTGCTGAGCCTTGAATTGGTGTTCAAGGCCGGTAACTGGTTTGAGCAGCAAAACAATATTGCAGCAGCTACCAACTTTCTCATTAAGAACGGTACAAAAAATAAAACAGCTTTTCAACTCAACGAACATTTTGATTACTATGGCTCACATTTGAGCCGTGGTTGTTACAATGAAACTGCCAATATTGTATTGCACTGTATTGATCGGCATTTTGCTACACATTTACCGGTGATCGCTGAAATGATCACCGATGCCGTGTATCCGCAACATGAACTGGATATTTACAAACAGAACATGCAGCAGCGCTTAACGGTTAATTTGAAGAAGTGTGATTTTGTTGCAGGTCGTTTGATCGACGAATACGTGTTCGGGAAAGATCATCCGTATGGTGTGTACAGCAACAAAGAACATTACGATGCACTGCAACAGCAACAATTGCAGGATTACTATAAAAAATATTATACCGAAGGTCATTGCGTCATTTTTGCTGCGGGTTTACTGCCGGCTAATTTTGAACAGGAGTTGAATAAAACCATTGGACAATTACCGTTGAATCAAAAAAAAATCCCAACAATTCTTCATCCGCTGACACCTGCTGCAGAAAAGAAATACAGAATTGCAAATGATCCTAATGGTGTGCAGGGTGCTATCCGGTTGGCACAACCATTCCCGAACCGTCATCATCCCGATTTTCAACCTGTACAAGTGTTGAATACGTTGTTTGGTGGTTTCTTTGGTTCAAGGTTGATGAGTAATATACGTGAAGACAAAGGTTATACCTATGGCATTCACAGTTATATTCTCAATCATATTTCTACAACCGCATGGATGGTGAGTACGGAAGCCGGAAGAGATGTGAGTGAGGCAACAATTACTGAGATTTACAATGAAATGAAAGACCTGCGTGAAGAATTGGTGGATGAAGAAGAACTGCAGCTCGTAAAGAATTATCTCATCGGTACTATCCTCGGTGATCTCGATGGGCCGTTTCATATCATTGGCCGTTGGAAGAATTTAATTTTAAATGGGCTGGATGAGCAATACTTTTATAAATCAGTAAACATCATCAAAACTATTTCAGCAAAGGAATTACAGGAGCTGGCGAATAAGTATTTGCATCCGGAAAAGTTTTATGAGCTGGTGGTTGTGTAA